One genomic region from Mytilus trossulus isolate FHL-02 chromosome 9, PNRI_Mtr1.1.1.hap1, whole genome shotgun sequence encodes:
- the LOC134684884 gene encoding thyroglobulin-like produces MLPLILICTIFSVGRAIVCTPELCKNAVQEPLNCKGSIIKNGGFCGCYDVCAKQEGEECQAHYSFGMIPAGKCDSGMVCTAPIEATGHPMMLLGRGQCVKTDQADLRRAIPDTLPACLQMRRLRMISMVVWQGWWMPKCDVNGDFMDQQCDNMKRCFCVDSQTGDVDKTTYTTLGAANCAVSKRDTKMTKCQQKYASMQFSFAIWQGMWYPKCDTVGNFEPEQCDNTGKCFCVSAVDGVVDESTKVLGSADCSSKKRQTLKKTKCQLKYASMQFSFAIWQGMWYPKCDALGNFMPEQCDNTGKCFCVSAVDGVVDESTKVLGSAECSSKKRQTLKKTKCQQIRDIRMISFVVWKGMWTPKCDALGNFMPEQCDNTQHCFCVDAIEGTVDESTKVLGSADCSQSVNSFTQQLY; encoded by the exons ATGTTgcctttaattttaatttgtactATATTTTCTGTGGGTCGTGCCATCGTATGCACCCCAGAGCTGTGTAAGAATGCGGTTCAAGAACCACTCAATTGTAAAGGATCCATCATTAAAAATGGAGGATTCTGTGGATGTTACGATGTTTGCGCAAAA CAAGAAGGAGAAGAATGCCAAGCTCACTACTCATTTGGTATGATACCTGCTGGGAAATGTGACAGCGGTATGGTTTGTACTGCTCCAATAGAAGCCACAGGACATCCTATGATGTTGTTAGGCAGAGGACAGTGTGTGAAGACAGATCAAGCTGATCTAC GTCGTGCAATTCCCGATACTTTGCCCGCCTGTCTACAGATGAGACGATTACGTATGATTTCTATGGTAGTCTGGCAGGGATGGTGGATGCCAAAATGTGACGTCAACGGAGACTTTATGGACCAACAATGTGATAATATGA aaAGATGCTTCTGTGTTGATTCCCAGACCGGTGATGTTGACAAGACAACATATACAACACTTGGAGCTGCAAACTGTGCTGTAAGCAAACGAgacacaaaaatgacaaaatgtcaacaaaaataTGCTTCTATGCAGTTCAGTTTTGCCATCTGGCAAGGCATGTGGTATCCAAAGTGTGATACCGTGGGTAATTTTGAACCAGAACAGTGTGATAACACAG GAAAATGCTTCTGTGTAAGTGCCGTTGATGGTGTTGTGGACGAATCAACCAAAGTACTTGGCAGCGCTGACTGTTCCAGtaagaaaagacaaacattgaaaaagacaaaatgtcAACTTAAATATGCTTCAATGCAGTTCAGTTTTGCCATCTGGCAAGGCATGTGGTATCCAAAGTGTGATGCTCTTGGGAATTTCATGCCAGAACAGTGTGACAATACTG gaaaatgtttctgtgtaaGTGCCGTTGATGGTGTTGTGGACGAATCAACCAAAGTACTTGGCAGCGCTGAATGTTCAAGTAAGAAAAGACAgacattgaaaaaaacaaaatgtcaacaaaTCAGAGACATAAGAATGATTtcatttgttgtatggaagggGATGTGGACACCAAAATGTGACGCTCTTGGAAATTTTATGCCGGAACAGTGTGACAATACCC AGCACTGTTTCTGTGTGGATGCCATCGAAGGAACTGTAGACGAGTCCACTAAAGTACTTGGCAGTGCTGATTGTTCTCAGAGTGTTAACTCTTTCACACAGCAATTGTATTAA